The sequence below is a genomic window from Trichosurus vulpecula isolate mTriVul1 chromosome 5, mTriVul1.pri, whole genome shotgun sequence.
ggtggtacagtgagtagagcaccggccctggagtctggaggacctgagttcaaatctgacctcagacacttgacacatgtactagctgtgtgaccttgggcaagtcacttaaccccaattgccctgcccccccacaaaaaaaaacaaaaccaaaattgatcctgtatcattttcttattgatcctgATAGTGCTCATGCCTCTGGAAGCCATCCAGTGATGCCCCTGTGAGAAAAGTTTCCATTGTTGCAGAACACAGGCAGGCCTAACTGTAATTCCTTCATCAGAACAAACATAGGGGTGCCTGGCTCAAGGATTTTTGTCCCTGGCTGACCCAAGGACTCTCGCCCTTGTGTCAGATTGCCAAAACTAAACAGAAACTGTCTTTTCTCCTTCAATGTCTGGTATCAACAAAGTTCTCTCTGCAgactccctgaattttcccatccaTAGATCACCGATGCCTGCTCCCAAAGACCCCTGACCCCTGGTATGTTCCCTGAAAGTCGCTAGGTTACCTAATTAGTGTCCTTGGCATTCCTTTCCCTTGTTACTTTTCCATAAGCCTCAGCACCATCCTCACTAGCTTGCAGGTTCCCTCGGAACTTCACCTGCTTTTGCTAGAGTGTTACAATAACCTGTGCCACTTGATTAAGAGAAggcttgagtgtgtgaattcaaTCCAGGCAATACCACCTTGGCATTCTTGGGGTTCCTATCACCCCTAAGGTCTTCAATCCTGtttacaattaattgattttgtcctgtaattGCCTAAGGTTATGGTTCTCTGTCTCTAAACTTAGTTCAGAATTCAGCTGGCCTGTAATgggttaagtttagaaatctagcTCCCTTGCAAATCAttgttctattcttgcctcaagaaATTGTGCTAATCTTGGGGGATGTGGCTTGCCTTAATCAGTCGGGCCTAATATCTTTATAcaaccaagctatccttcaaggatatCTGGCTTGCTCTCCAAAGAAGTCTGGGCCCTCTCTTTGGCCTTGCAGGTGGAGTCAAACAATGAACACATCTTGGTCTCAGGAGGGAAGGGGTTTATTGCTAGCTTTTCATTACAAACTTCCAGATGATCATGTTGCCTCAGCTATGAAACCAGTCATGTTGCCCTCAACCCCAAGATGTCAACTatcctgttctgttctttgttctgtactgCTCAAAACTTATAAAAGGGAATCTATTCTTTTGCTTGGGGTCTTTGGCTGAAAACTGAGGTAGCCATTGGCCCTTGTTATTCTCAAGTTTCACACTCTGTAATTAAAACGTTGTCTTGCTCAGAGaaatgtgcctcagtttactcttttGCTAAATTTCACTTGCAATAAGTTCAAGAATAATATACAACAGGAAATGATCATGCCAAAAGGAATGGAATAGAGAGATAATCTGCCCCATGATTCATAAAGCAGAGATCAGTATAGGCTAAAGCTCCTGGGAAAGCCCTATAGAAGGGCCACCTCAGGGCTTCAAAGCCTGGcttgaaagaataaacagaattTTTACAAAGAAACTACTTCAAACTCTATACCACATtctacaatacattctaaatggattcGTGACCTTAACATTAAAGATCatgctataaaaatattagaagagaaacaggcatatacctttcacagctatgggtagatgtattcttaaccaaataaaaaagaggcaaattaCCAAAGATGAAGTAAATAaatttgattacttgaaactgaaaagcttcttcatagaaaaaaattaatgcacctaggataagaaaggaagtagttgaatgagaaaaaaacatCTTTGTACAAATTTCTCTGATACGGGTTTGTCATCCAAGGTATTTATCCAAGATATttaaactacacacacacacatacacacacacacacgcgcgcgcgcgcacgcataGACACAGATAGCACCCACTCCTGCTGCTCAAGGAGCCGGCTACCACCACGAATGACACTGTAACCATCAGAAACCAGGAAGTTCATGACAAACAGACTTCTTCAGCGTAAACAGATGGTTATAGATGTCCTTCATCCTGGAAAGGCCACAGTGCCCAAGACTGAAATTCAAGAAAAACTGGCCAAAATATACAAGACCACTCcagatgtcatttttgtctttggattcagaacccattttggtggtggcaaaacaACAGGCTTTGGCATGATTTGTGATTCCCTTGactatgcaaagaaaaatgaaccaaagCACACACTTGCAAGGCATGGCCtgtatgagaagaaaaagacatcaaGAAAGCAGCGAAAGGTACGCaagaacagaatgaagaaagTCAAGGGTACTGCAAAGGCAAATGTCAGTGCTGGCAAAAAGAAGGATTAAAAGGGACTATGGATGATGTCTATCCATGAAGATAATTTTTCATCAGAACATAaataaactatgtaaaaaaacgaTACAGATATCTGTATCTAGATATATGTCTAGCTagctaaatctatatctatataaaatagCCAAACCTCTAGtagataaatggacaaaggatatgaataaacagtcCTCAAAAGTCCTGCAAAAGTCCTGCAAAGTATTTACAAcctcatgaaaaaatgctcctaaTCACTAATAAAATACAAGTCAAAACAACCCTAAGATTTTACCTCACATCCtgtaaattggcaaaaatgaccaaaaaatggcAATGCTCAGTGTTGGGAGAGTTATAGAAAAATAGGTCtgttaatacattgttggtggagctgtgaaagggtgcaaccattttggaaagcaatctgaatTTATATAAAtcaagtgattaaaatgtccataccttttgaaccagagactccattacccCAAAAAGCccactgataaaaagaaagtcatcatatacatatatttacagcAGTACTTTTTGTAATAGCTTACagttagaaacaaaatagatgcctgtCAACTCAAGAAtcactaaataaattgtggcacatgaatgtaatggaatgttaccctgctataagaaattatatgtgtgatgaatacaaagaaacatggaaagtcCTATATATGTTTGAACTTATacacagtgaaatgagcagagccaagaaaacaatatatacggtaactacaataatgtaaatgggaagaaaaactacacaccaaaaaacaaaagtaaatacaACAAAATCATAAAGATCAGGAAGcactcaaatgaagagatgtgAGAAGCCACCCCCAACCTACTGCTTCATAGAAGTGAAAGGTCTATAGGTATTATACATCATATacgttttcagattttttcaatatattgacaaaatgtgctgactttttttcctctctaaaaaatatCATTTGTCATATTGGATGGTTCtctgagaaggggagaggaagtaaAAGGAATACTTGGGATAACTTTGGTggtgtaagaaacagaaaatatcaataaaaatttatttataacaaattattttgaGCTTTTAAATCAACAAAACCAAGTAAATATAACTTTTAACCTATTACATTTGATAACATATATTTCATTGTAAATGTCTACAACAACTAATCAGTTACccgtgtgacactgggcaagtcactgtgtcccctttagttttctttctatcCAGTCATCTCAATAAAGAGGTAAATATTTTCCTTCTATTCA
It includes:
- the LOC118851997 gene encoding 40S ribosomal protein S24-like codes for the protein MTNRLLQRKQMVIDVLHPGKATVPKTEIQEKLAKIYKTTPDVIFVFGFRTHFGGGKTTGFGMICDSLDYAKKNEPKHTLARHGLYEKKKTSRKQRKVRKNRMKKVKGTAKANVSAGKKKD